A genomic segment from Variovorax paradoxus B4 encodes:
- a CDS encoding ABC transporter ATP-binding protein encodes MSAQYALELKALRKNFGKTEIIRGVDLAVKAGERVAIIGPNGAGKSTLFNLISGRLVPTSGEVLLNGQRIDGKKPYEINRLGLSRSFQITNIFPKLSVFENLRCGVLWSLGYRYTFLRFLSNLDDANARTEELIKQIGLERKRDVHAVNLTYAEQRALEIGVTIAGGAGVILLDEPTAGMSKTETAHFISLIKHVTVGKTLLTVEHDMGVVFGLADKIAVVVYGEVIAFDTPAAVRANARVQEAYLGSSVADAQGAGH; translated from the coding sequence ATGAGCGCGCAATACGCACTGGAACTGAAGGCGCTGCGCAAGAATTTCGGCAAGACCGAAATCATCCGCGGCGTGGACCTGGCCGTGAAGGCCGGGGAACGCGTGGCCATCATCGGCCCGAACGGGGCGGGCAAGTCGACGCTGTTCAATCTCATCAGCGGGCGACTGGTACCCACCAGCGGCGAAGTGTTGCTGAACGGCCAGCGCATCGACGGCAAGAAGCCCTACGAGATCAACCGGCTGGGCCTGTCGCGCAGCTTCCAGATCACCAACATCTTCCCGAAGCTCAGCGTGTTCGAGAACCTGCGCTGCGGCGTGCTGTGGAGCCTGGGCTACCGCTACACCTTCCTGCGCTTTCTCTCGAACCTCGACGATGCCAACGCGCGCACCGAAGAACTCATCAAGCAGATCGGCCTGGAGCGCAAGCGCGACGTGCACGCGGTGAACCTCACCTACGCGGAGCAGCGCGCGCTCGAGATCGGCGTGACCATTGCCGGCGGCGCCGGCGTCATTCTTCTGGACGAGCCCACGGCGGGCATGAGCAAGACCGAGACGGCGCACTTCATCTCGCTGATCAAGCATGTGACGGTCGGCAAGACGCTGCTCACGGTGGAGCACGACATGGGCGTGGTATTCGGGTTGGCCGACAAGATCGCGGTGGTGGTGTATGGCGAGGTCATCGCCTTCGACACGCCGGCGGCCGTTCGCGCCAATGCGCGGGTTCAGGAAGCCTATCTGGGTTCTTCGGTTGCCGATGCGCAGGGGGCAGGGCATTGA
- a CDS encoding M20 family peptidase, with protein MLKRIFLGLLLVLLALVAAVAVKTWTTPSQQLAVAPAPKLDIDLQAAAKRLSAAITFRTVSAMDDPAANAAEFDKLHAYLAQQFPKVHATLKKEVVGQRALLYTWSGTDPKALPIALMAHQDMVPIAPGTEKAWTVDPFAGEIKDGFVWGRGTLDNKSNLFAQMEAIELLIGSGFQPRQTVYLVMGDDEEVSGLRGAQPIAELLKSRNVRLDWVLDEGLLILDGVLPGLSKPAALIGLAEKGYGTFFLSLDTAPGHSSMPPQRSAIGSMSAALARLEANPMPGGIQGVAAQMFGALAPEMGGVNRVMLSNLWLTEPLVRGQLEKSPSSNAMLRTTTALTIVRAGNKDNVLPGRAEAAVNFRILPGDSIDSVEAHLRKSLGNDEIKIKRYPGNSEPSPVSPTDSTGYRAIQQAVRQSFPDVVVAPGLMTAATDSRHFSLVSDAVYRFSPFRMKSEDLARFHGNNERLAISNYGEMIGFYHQLLRNTNAAPAQ; from the coding sequence ATGTTGAAACGCATCTTCCTCGGGCTGCTGCTGGTGCTCCTGGCACTGGTGGCGGCCGTGGCGGTCAAGACCTGGACCACGCCATCGCAGCAGCTGGCGGTGGCGCCCGCACCCAAGCTGGACATCGACCTGCAGGCGGCCGCGAAGCGGCTGTCCGCGGCAATCACGTTTCGCACGGTGTCGGCCATGGACGATCCGGCCGCCAACGCGGCCGAGTTCGACAAGCTTCACGCCTATCTCGCGCAGCAGTTCCCGAAGGTCCACGCGACCCTCAAGAAGGAAGTGGTGGGCCAGAGGGCGCTGCTCTACACATGGAGCGGCACCGATCCGAAGGCCTTGCCCATCGCGCTGATGGCGCACCAGGACATGGTGCCGATCGCCCCGGGCACCGAGAAAGCCTGGACGGTCGATCCCTTCGCGGGCGAGATCAAGGACGGCTTCGTCTGGGGCCGCGGCACGCTCGACAACAAGAGCAACCTGTTCGCGCAGATGGAAGCCATCGAGCTGCTGATCGGCAGCGGCTTCCAGCCGAGGCAGACCGTCTACCTCGTGATGGGCGACGACGAAGAGGTGAGCGGCCTGCGCGGCGCGCAGCCCATTGCCGAACTGCTCAAGTCGCGCAACGTGCGCCTCGACTGGGTGCTCGACGAGGGCCTGCTGATCCTCGACGGCGTGCTGCCCGGCCTTTCGAAGCCCGCGGCGCTCATCGGACTGGCCGAGAAGGGCTATGGCACCTTCTTTCTTTCGCTCGACACCGCCCCCGGCCATTCGTCGATGCCGCCGCAGCGCAGTGCCATCGGCAGCATGAGCGCGGCGCTCGCGCGGCTCGAAGCCAACCCGATGCCCGGCGGCATCCAGGGCGTGGCAGCCCAGATGTTCGGCGCGCTCGCACCCGAGATGGGCGGCGTCAACCGCGTGATGCTCTCCAACCTGTGGCTCACCGAGCCGCTGGTGCGCGGCCAGCTCGAAAAAAGCCCGAGCAGCAACGCGATGCTGCGCACCACCACCGCGCTCACCATCGTGCGCGCCGGCAACAAGGACAACGTGCTGCCGGGCCGCGCCGAGGCGGCGGTCAACTTCCGCATCCTGCCGGGCGACAGCATCGACAGCGTCGAGGCGCACCTGCGCAAGAGCCTGGGCAACGACGAGATCAAGATCAAGCGCTACCCCGGCAACTCGGAGCCATCGCCCGTTTCACCGACCGACAGCACCGGCTACCGCGCGATCCAGCAGGCGGTGCGGCAGTCGTTTCCCGATGTGGTGGTCGCGCCCGGCCTCATGACCGCAGCCACCGATTCGCGCCACTTCAGCCTGGTGAGCGACGCCGTCTACCGCTTCTCGCCGTTCCGCATGAAGAGCGAGGACCTTGCGCGTTTCCATGGCAACAACGAGCGCCTGGCCATCTCCAACTACGGCGAGATGATCGGCTTCTATCACCAGCTCCTGCGCAACACCAACGCTGCGCCGGCGCAATGA
- a CDS encoding branched-chain amino acid ABC transporter substrate-binding protein produces the protein MQFALKSVAACAMLVGVAAAFAQKGETVKIAWLDPLSGLMAAVGTNQLKTTQFLAEEFNKKNASGVKFEIIAIDNKLSPQETTAALRSAQDQGARYITQGNGSGPALAIIDAVEKNNARNPGKELLYLNYAAVDPDLTNSKCSYWHFRLDADTSMKMEALTTWMKDQPDIKKVYILGQNYSHGQQVSKFAKEDLKIKRPDIQIVGDDLHPLAQVRDFSPYIAKIKASGADTVITGNWGSDLSLLIKAANDSGLDVKFLTYYAPGAGTPTAMGATSAGKVYTVAYAHYNMGGEIQKLLAGYKKKMNDDLTQSSIYHTFALLDAAFVQTRSTDPVKVAAALEGMKIKSFNGEVEMRKADHQLQQGLYISRWEKASAKYPYDAENTGYTNVPVKYYESYVASTPTTCQMKRP, from the coding sequence ATGCAATTTGCTCTCAAGTCAGTCGCTGCCTGTGCCATGTTGGTGGGCGTGGCCGCCGCCTTCGCCCAGAAGGGCGAGACGGTCAAGATCGCCTGGCTCGACCCGCTCTCCGGCCTGATGGCCGCGGTGGGCACCAACCAGCTCAAGACCACGCAGTTCCTGGCCGAAGAGTTCAACAAGAAGAACGCGTCGGGCGTGAAGTTCGAGATCATCGCCATCGACAACAAGCTCAGCCCGCAGGAAACCACCGCTGCGCTGCGCTCGGCGCAGGACCAGGGTGCGCGCTACATCACCCAGGGCAACGGCTCGGGCCCGGCGCTTGCGATCATCGACGCCGTCGAAAAGAACAACGCGCGCAATCCCGGCAAGGAACTGCTCTACCTGAACTACGCGGCGGTCGACCCCGACCTCACCAACAGCAAGTGCAGCTACTGGCACTTCCGCCTGGACGCCGACACCTCCATGAAGATGGAAGCGCTGACCACCTGGATGAAGGACCAGCCCGACATCAAGAAGGTCTACATCCTCGGCCAGAACTACTCGCACGGCCAGCAGGTGTCGAAGTTCGCCAAGGAAGACCTGAAGATCAAGCGCCCCGACATCCAGATCGTCGGCGACGACCTGCACCCGCTCGCGCAGGTGCGCGACTTCTCGCCCTACATCGCCAAGATCAAGGCCTCGGGCGCCGACACGGTCATCACGGGCAACTGGGGCTCCGACCTGTCGCTGCTCATCAAGGCGGCGAACGACTCGGGGCTGGACGTCAAGTTCCTGACGTACTACGCGCCGGGCGCCGGCACGCCCACGGCCATGGGCGCTACCTCGGCAGGCAAGGTCTACACGGTGGCCTATGCCCACTACAACATGGGCGGCGAGATCCAGAAGCTGCTTGCTGGCTACAAGAAGAAGATGAACGACGACCTGACGCAGTCCTCGATCTACCACACGTTCGCATTGCTCGATGCCGCTTTCGTCCAGACCAGATCGACCGATCCGGTCAAGGTCGCGGCCGCACTCGAAGGCATGAAGATCAAGAGCTTCAATGGCGAAGTCGAGATGCGCAAGGCCGACCACCAGCTGCAGCAGGGCCTGTACATCTCGCGCTGGGAAAAGGCCAGCGCCAAGTATCCCTACGACGCCGAGAACACCGGCTACACGAATGTCCCCGTGAAGTACTACGAGTCGTATGTGGCGAGTACGCCCACGACCTGCCAGATGAAGCGCCCCTGA
- a CDS encoding branched-chain amino acid ABC transporter permease, whose product MTTTTTTTQYYRFKPWNIGRFLIWSLFAIVLIVSPLVFKSSLALTMLSQMGYLIIICLSYNILLGQGGMLSFGHAVYVGLGSFLAIHVMNMGAKGGLQIPLVAIPLVGGLAGMFFAILLGFVTTKKSGTTFAMITMGIGELVASMALMFPSFFGGEGGITTDRVYGPTFFGFNFGSQIQVYYLIAAYCFVCTALMYAFTGTPLGRMLNAVRDNPERVEFIGYNTQRVRYFAFIIAGFFAGIGGGLASINFEIVNAADSLSAIRSGGYLLFTFLGGAVFFFGPIIGAVLLVFASILLSELSKAWQLYFGLVFVFMVMFAPGGIASLVMMNLRVAKFGKFDRFWLLYIALAVALVPVVVGAAALIEMIYHIQLNAALGPNLNFFGVTLDTSGTASWLGAAAILTVGLAALEVARRRFVRVWGQAQEEIEAEIKRREAA is encoded by the coding sequence ATGACAACGACAACCACAACCACGCAGTACTACCGCTTCAAGCCCTGGAACATCGGGCGCTTCCTGATCTGGTCGCTGTTCGCGATCGTGCTGATCGTTTCGCCACTGGTGTTCAAGAGCAGCCTGGCGCTCACCATGCTCTCGCAGATGGGCTACCTGATCATCATCTGCCTGAGCTACAACATCCTGCTGGGGCAGGGCGGCATGCTGAGCTTCGGCCATGCGGTGTATGTCGGGCTCGGCTCCTTCCTTGCCATCCACGTGATGAACATGGGCGCCAAGGGCGGCTTGCAGATTCCGCTCGTGGCCATTCCCCTGGTGGGCGGCCTGGCCGGCATGTTCTTCGCCATCTTGCTGGGCTTCGTCACGACGAAGAAGTCGGGCACCACCTTCGCGATGATCACCATGGGCATCGGCGAACTGGTGGCCTCCATGGCGCTGATGTTCCCGAGCTTCTTCGGCGGCGAGGGCGGCATCACCACCGACCGGGTCTACGGACCGACCTTCTTCGGCTTCAACTTCGGCTCGCAGATCCAGGTGTACTACCTGATCGCCGCGTATTGCTTCGTCTGTACCGCGCTCATGTATGCCTTCACGGGCACGCCGCTCGGCCGCATGCTGAACGCGGTGCGCGACAACCCGGAGCGCGTGGAGTTCATCGGCTACAACACGCAGCGCGTGCGCTACTTCGCGTTCATCATTGCCGGCTTCTTCGCGGGCATCGGTGGCGGGTTGGCGTCGATCAACTTCGAGATCGTGAACGCGGCCGACAGCCTGAGCGCCATCCGCTCGGGCGGCTACTTGCTGTTCACCTTCCTGGGCGGGGCGGTGTTCTTCTTCGGGCCGATCATCGGCGCTGTGCTGCTGGTGTTCGCGTCGATCCTGCTGTCGGAGCTCTCGAAGGCCTGGCAGCTCTACTTCGGCCTGGTGTTCGTGTTCATGGTGATGTTCGCGCCCGGCGGCATCGCCAGCCTGGTGATGATGAACCTGCGGGTCGCCAAGTTCGGCAAGTTCGACCGCTTCTGGCTCCTGTACATCGCGCTGGCCGTGGCGCTGGTGCCGGTGGTGGTGGGCGCTGCCGCGCTGATCGAGATGATCTATCACATCCAGCTCAACGCGGCGCTCGGGCCCAACCTGAACTTCTTCGGCGTGACGCTCGACACCTCGGGCACGGCAAGCTGGCTCGGCGCCGCTGCGATCCTGACCGTGGGCCTGGCTGCGCTCGAGGTGGCGCGCCGCCGCTTCGTGCGTGTCTGGGGCCAGGCGCAGGAAGAGATCGAAGCAGAAATCAAACGTCGGGAGGCGGCGTAA
- a CDS encoding branched-chain amino acid ABC transporter permease, translating to MNVEFFVISLLNGVSYGLLLFMLSSGLTLIFSMMGVLNFAHASFYMLGAYIAYTLSGIIGFWPALFIAPLLVGLLGAAFERYSLRRVHKFGHVPELLVTFGLSYLILELVQLAWGRSTVPYGLPPQLQGPLFSLYGTQFPKSRSFIMLVAVLMLISVWLLLTRTRIGLVIQAALKHPDMVEALGHNVPRVFMLVFGGGAALAGLAGVVGGNTYVTEPAMAASVGSIIFVVVVVGGMGSLAGAFLASLLIGIIQTFAVAMDQSFAGGLQMLGFTVTDQTFGYELLKLTISQVAPILPYLFLVLILIFRPKGLLGTRED from the coding sequence ATGAACGTCGAATTCTTCGTCATCTCGCTGCTCAACGGCGTCAGCTACGGGCTGCTGCTGTTCATGCTGAGCTCCGGCCTTACGCTGATCTTCAGCATGATGGGCGTGCTCAACTTCGCGCACGCCAGCTTCTACATGCTCGGCGCCTACATTGCCTACACGCTGTCCGGCATCATCGGCTTCTGGCCTGCGCTCTTCATTGCGCCGCTGCTGGTGGGCTTGCTGGGCGCCGCCTTCGAGCGCTACAGCCTGCGCCGGGTGCACAAGTTCGGCCACGTGCCCGAGCTCCTGGTGACCTTCGGGCTTTCGTACCTGATCCTGGAGCTGGTGCAGCTTGCCTGGGGGCGTTCGACCGTGCCCTACGGCCTGCCGCCGCAGCTCCAGGGGCCGCTGTTTTCGCTGTACGGCACCCAGTTTCCGAAGTCGCGCTCGTTCATCATGCTGGTGGCCGTGCTGATGCTCATCTCGGTGTGGCTGCTGCTCACGCGCACGCGCATCGGCCTGGTGATCCAGGCGGCGCTGAAGCATCCCGACATGGTCGAGGCGCTGGGGCACAACGTGCCGCGCGTCTTCATGCTGGTGTTTGGCGGCGGTGCCGCGCTCGCGGGCCTTGCGGGCGTGGTGGGCGGCAACACCTACGTCACCGAGCCCGCCATGGCTGCCTCCGTGGGCTCGATCATCTTCGTGGTGGTGGTGGTCGGCGGCATGGGCTCGCTGGCCGGCGCATTCCTGGCGTCGCTTTTGATCGGCATCATCCAGACCTTCGCGGTGGCCATGGACCAGTCGTTCGCCGGCGGCCTGCAGATGCTGGGCTTTACCGTGACCGACCAGACCTTCGGCTACGAGCTGCTCAAGCTCACGATCTCGCAGGTTGCGCCGATCCTGCCGTACCTGTTCCTGGTGCTGATCCTCATCTTCAGGCCCAAGGGTCTTCTTGGTACCCGGGAGGACTGA
- a CDS encoding 3-hydroxyacyl-CoA dehydrogenase NAD-binding domain-containing protein: protein MTAEYKVLGDVAVITLTNPPVNGLGFSTRIGITDGLAKANADDAVKAIVITGAGKAFSGGADIKEFGTPKALQEPNLLSVILALEASPKPIVAAIHSVCMGGGLELALGCHYRVAAPGTSIALPEVKLGLIPGAGGTQRLPRVLGVETALNMIVSGEPVKSELLASLPGQKLFDKLAASPESVFEEAVAFAKGVAGKTGDALPLVRNLPCKHPQGDAYFQFAKNMVGGMSKNYPAPLKCVDAVQAATRMKFDEGMAEERRIFTALMFTPESLALRHLFMAERAASKIPDVPDDTPKREIKSVGVIGAGTMGGGISMNFLNAGIPVKILEMKQEALDRGIATIRKNYESQVKKGKLKQDKYEQRMALLSTTLDYNGLKDADLIIEAVFEELGVKEKVFKELDRVARKGAILASNTSTLDVDKIAAFTQRPQDVVGMHFFSPANVMKLLEVVRGKETAKDVLATVMDIGKKIKKTAVVSGVCDGFIGNRMIEQYSRQAGFLLDEGATPQQVDKAVEKFGFAMGPFRMGDLAGNDIGWAIRKRRAVEYPDMKYSRTADKLCELGRFGQKTGAGWYDYQAGKRDAIPSELVNKMIEDHRKELGITPRKISDEEIVQRLVYALVNEGAHILEDGIASKSGDIDMVYLTGYGFPIWRGGPMHYASQVGLYNVAETMKRFARNPRDDAEFWQPAPLIQKLAAEGKQFG from the coding sequence ATGACGGCTGAATACAAAGTGCTCGGCGATGTCGCCGTGATCACACTGACCAACCCTCCGGTCAACGGTCTCGGTTTCTCGACCCGCATCGGCATCACCGATGGGCTCGCGAAGGCCAATGCCGATGATGCCGTCAAGGCCATCGTCATCACGGGCGCCGGCAAGGCGTTCTCGGGCGGTGCGGACATCAAGGAGTTCGGCACACCCAAGGCGCTGCAGGAGCCCAACCTGCTGAGCGTGATCCTCGCGCTCGAGGCTTCGCCCAAGCCGATCGTCGCGGCGATCCATTCGGTGTGCATGGGCGGCGGCCTCGAATTGGCGCTCGGCTGCCACTACCGCGTGGCGGCGCCCGGCACCAGCATTGCACTACCTGAGGTCAAGCTGGGCCTGATCCCCGGTGCCGGCGGCACGCAGCGCCTGCCGCGCGTGCTGGGCGTGGAGACCGCGCTCAACATGATCGTGAGCGGCGAGCCCGTCAAGAGCGAACTGCTCGCCAGCCTGCCGGGCCAGAAGCTGTTCGACAAGCTCGCGGCCTCGCCCGAATCGGTGTTCGAGGAAGCCGTTGCATTCGCCAAGGGCGTCGCGGGCAAGACCGGCGACGCATTGCCGCTGGTGCGCAACCTGCCGTGCAAGCACCCGCAGGGCGATGCCTACTTCCAGTTCGCGAAGAACATGGTCGGCGGCATGTCGAAGAACTATCCGGCGCCGCTCAAGTGCGTCGATGCGGTGCAGGCCGCCACCAGGATGAAGTTCGACGAAGGCATGGCCGAAGAGCGCCGGATCTTCACCGCGCTGATGTTCACGCCCGAATCGCTGGCGCTGCGCCACCTGTTCATGGCCGAGCGCGCGGCCTCCAAGATCCCCGATGTGCCCGACGACACGCCCAAGCGAGAGATCAAGTCGGTGGGCGTGATCGGCGCCGGCACCATGGGCGGCGGCATCTCGATGAACTTCCTGAATGCGGGCATTCCCGTGAAGATTCTCGAGATGAAGCAGGAAGCGCTCGACCGCGGCATTGCGACCATCCGCAAGAACTACGAATCCCAGGTCAAGAAGGGCAAGCTCAAGCAGGACAAGTACGAGCAGCGCATGGCGCTTTTGAGCACCACGCTCGACTACAACGGCCTGAAGGATGCCGACCTGATCATCGAAGCGGTGTTCGAGGAACTCGGCGTGAAGGAGAAGGTGTTCAAGGAACTCGACCGCGTGGCCAGGAAGGGCGCCATCCTGGCTTCCAACACCTCGACGCTCGACGTCGACAAGATCGCGGCTTTCACTCAGCGCCCGCAGGACGTGGTCGGCATGCACTTCTTCAGCCCGGCCAACGTGATGAAGCTGCTCGAAGTGGTGCGCGGCAAGGAAACGGCCAAGGACGTCCTGGCAACCGTCATGGACATTGGCAAGAAGATCAAGAAGACGGCCGTGGTCTCGGGCGTGTGCGACGGCTTCATCGGCAACCGCATGATCGAGCAGTACTCGCGCCAGGCAGGCTTCCTGCTGGACGAGGGTGCCACGCCGCAGCAGGTCGACAAGGCCGTCGAGAAGTTCGGTTTTGCCATGGGCCCGTTCCGCATGGGCGACCTGGCCGGCAACGACATCGGCTGGGCGATTCGCAAGCGCCGCGCCGTGGAATACCCGGACATGAAGTACAGCCGCACGGCCGACAAGCTCTGCGAACTGGGCCGCTTCGGCCAGAAGACCGGGGCGGGCTGGTACGACTACCAGGCCGGCAAGCGCGATGCGATTCCATCGGAGCTGGTCAACAAGATGATCGAGGACCACCGCAAGGAACTGGGCATCACGCCGCGCAAGATTTCCGATGAAGAGATCGTGCAGCGCCTGGTGTATGCGCTCGTCAACGAAGGCGCACACATCCTCGAGGATGGCATTGCCTCGAAGTCCGGCGACATCGACATGGTGTACCTCACCGGCTACGGCTTCCCGATCTGGCGCGGCGGCCCGATGCACTACGCATCGCAGGTCGGCTTGTACAACGTGGCCGAAACCATGAAGCGCTTTGCCAGGAACCCGCGCGACGATGCCGAGTTCTGGCAGCCCGCGCCGCTGATCCAGAAGCTGGCGGCCGAAGGCAAGCAGTTCGGCTGA
- a CDS encoding branched-chain amino acid ABC transporter substrate-binding protein, protein MKFALKIATASILAASAAGALAQKGETVKIAWLDPLSGLMAAVGTNQLKTFQFLAEEFNKKNAAGVKFEVIAIDNKLSPQETTSALRSAMDQGARYVVQGNGSGPALAIIDALEKHNARNPGKEVLYINYAAVDPDLTNSKCSYWHFRLDADTSMKMEALTAFMKEQPDIKKVYLINQNYSHGQQVSKFAKQNLKDKRPDVEIVGDDLHPLAQVRDFSPYIAKIKASGADTVITGNWGSDLALLIKSANDSGLNVKFYTYYAVTNGTPTAMGAASDGKVYQVGYSHYNAPGPVQPLMNEFKKKFNDDMYTTDIYTVYAMLSEAFVRTKSTEPVKVAAAMEGMKFKSFNGDVEMRKADHQLQQGLWITRWQKADAKNPYSPENTGYTLAPVKFYEAYVASTPTSCQMKRPNNS, encoded by the coding sequence GTGAAGTTCGCTCTGAAAATCGCTACCGCATCCATCCTTGCAGCGAGCGCCGCCGGCGCCCTGGCCCAGAAGGGCGAAACCGTGAAGATCGCCTGGCTCGACCCGCTGTCGGGCCTGATGGCGGCTGTGGGAACCAACCAGCTCAAGACCTTCCAGTTCCTGGCCGAGGAGTTCAACAAGAAGAATGCGGCCGGCGTGAAGTTCGAGGTCATCGCCATCGACAACAAGCTCAGTCCGCAGGAAACCACCAGCGCGCTGCGCTCGGCCATGGACCAGGGCGCGCGCTACGTGGTGCAGGGCAACGGCTCCGGGCCGGCGCTGGCCATCATCGACGCGCTCGAGAAGCACAACGCCCGCAACCCGGGCAAGGAAGTGCTCTACATCAACTACGCGGCCGTGGACCCCGACCTGACCAACAGCAAGTGCAGCTACTGGCACTTCCGGCTCGACGCCGACACCTCCATGAAGATGGAAGCGCTGACCGCCTTCATGAAGGAACAGCCCGACATCAAGAAGGTCTACCTCATCAACCAGAACTACTCGCATGGCCAGCAGGTCTCGAAGTTCGCCAAGCAGAACCTCAAGGACAAGCGCCCCGATGTCGAGATCGTGGGCGACGACCTGCATCCGCTGGCCCAGGTGCGCGACTTCTCGCCCTACATCGCCAAGATCAAGGCCTCGGGCGCCGACACCGTCATTACCGGCAACTGGGGCTCCGACCTCGCGCTGCTCATCAAGTCGGCCAACGACTCGGGCCTGAACGTCAAGTTCTACACCTACTACGCCGTGACGAACGGCACGCCCACCGCCATGGGCGCAGCTTCGGACGGCAAGGTGTACCAGGTGGGCTACAGCCACTACAACGCGCCCGGCCCCGTCCAGCCGCTGATGAACGAGTTCAAGAAGAAGTTCAACGACGACATGTACACCACCGACATCTACACGGTGTACGCCATGCTCAGCGAAGCCTTCGTGCGCACCAAGTCGACCGAGCCCGTCAAGGTGGCGGCCGCGATGGAAGGCATGAAGTTCAAGAGCTTCAACGGCGACGTCGAGATGCGCAAGGCCGACCACCAGCTGCAGCAGGGGCTGTGGATCACACGCTGGCAGAAGGCCGATGCCAAGAACCCCTACAGCCCGGAGAACACCGGCTACACGCTGGCGCCCGTCAAGTTCTACGAGGCCTATGTTGCGAGCACGCCCACGAGCTGCCAGATGAAGCGGCCCAACAACTCCTGA
- a CDS encoding ABC transporter ATP-binding protein has product MLKLHDIHAYYGKSHVLHGVSFNVGAGEIVALLGRNGSGRSTTAKAIMGLVHAEGTLRWREQDILRRKAYEIAHLGIGYVPENRDIFPKLTVHQNLLLGQKGSGKGSRWSFDDMYGMFPRLKERQHTEAGVLSGGEQQMLTLCRTLMGDPDLIIIDEPTEGLAPKIVELVGQYLKTLKDKGISVLLIEQKLTIAMQISDRALVMGHGSIVFDGTPDSLRADATTRKEWLEV; this is encoded by the coding sequence ATGCTGAAGCTTCACGACATCCACGCCTACTACGGCAAGAGCCATGTGCTGCATGGCGTTTCCTTCAACGTCGGCGCCGGCGAAATCGTCGCGCTGCTGGGCCGCAACGGCTCCGGCCGCTCGACCACCGCCAAGGCCATCATGGGCCTGGTGCATGCCGAGGGCACGCTGCGCTGGAGGGAGCAGGACATCCTGCGCAGGAAGGCCTACGAGATCGCACACCTGGGCATCGGCTACGTGCCCGAGAACCGCGACATCTTCCCCAAGCTCACGGTGCACCAGAACCTGCTCTTGGGCCAGAAAGGATCGGGCAAGGGCAGCCGCTGGTCCTTCGACGACATGTACGGCATGTTCCCGCGCCTGAAGGAGCGCCAGCATACCGAGGCCGGCGTGCTCTCGGGCGGCGAGCAGCAGATGCTCACGCTGTGCCGCACCCTGATGGGCGACCCGGACCTGATCATCATCGACGAGCCCACCGAAGGCCTTGCGCCCAAGATCGTCGAGCTGGTGGGGCAGTACCTGAAGACGCTCAAGGACAAGGGCATCTCGGTGCTGCTGATCGAGCAGAAGCTGACCATCGCGATGCAGATCTCGGACCGCGCGCTCGTGATGGGGCACGGCAGCATCGTGTTCGATGGCACCCCCGACAGCCTGCGCGCCGACGCCACCACTCGCAAAGAGTGGCTAGAGGTCTGA